One Prevotella intermedia ATCC 25611 = DSM 20706 DNA window includes the following coding sequences:
- a CDS encoding YecH family metal-binding protein codes for MAHGHDVLHMMEGNSYSTKESLVKAIVDKFGTEERFHTCSVEGMTAEELVDFLEEKGKFMPSNSDEFTVDASKICNH; via the coding sequence ATGGCACATGGACACGATGTTCTCCACATGATGGAGGGCAACAGTTATAGCACAAAGGAAAGTTTAGTAAAAGCAATTGTTGATAAATTCGGCACAGAGGAACGTTTCCACACTTGTTCTGTGGAAGGAATGACGGCTGAAGAACTTGTTGATTTCCTTGAGGAAAAAGGGAAGTTCATGCCTTCCAACAGCGATGAATTTACAGTAGATGCAAGCAAGATTTGCAATCATTAA